A stretch of DNA from Nonlabens ponticola:
GTCTAACGGTTACGGTAGTGAGAACGTGAACTATTCATTGGTCGCTTGGGGTCCACGATCACTGAATATTGAAAATTTACGTGACTACTGGCAGCCAGGTCTGGAAGGCGTGCAGCAGTACTCGTTTAACTATACCTTTTTTGACAATCCGTATTTTATACTGCGTGAGAACCGCAACAGTTTTGGCCGTGATCGTGTTTTTGGGAATGTTTCTTTGACCAGAGAATTGACGCCAGAACTTACCGCGACCGTGCGTACAGGAATGGATTACAGCAATGAGAAGCGACGCTTTTTACGCAACTATTCTACCAACCGATTCCGCAATGGTGCTTATGCTGAGCATGATGTTTTTTATCGTGAGGTCAACACAGACTTTTTGCTCAATTACAAGAAGCAATTTGGTGATATCAGTCTTGACGCTAGTGCTGGTGCAAATCGTTTGTCACAATCTGCCCAGACAACGCAAATTCAGACTACTAGTCTTGCGCAGCCTGGTATTTTCTCATTGAACAATGCAGCGAGCCCGATTGAGACCTTTGGCTTTACTTCTAGGAAAAGGATTAATAGTGTTTACGCTTTCGCGAAAGCGGGATACAAAAATGTCTTATATCTAGATATTACAGCCCGTAACGACTGGTCCAGCGCCCTTGCAACGCCGTTCACTGCAGATAACACCTCATTTTTCTACCCATCGGTATCCACCAGTTTTATCTTCAGCAACGTGGTAGATTTACCGCGAGTAGTGGATTTTGCAAAAATACGAGCCAGTTATGCGCAGGTAGGAAACGACACAGACCCATACCAGACGCAAGGGACATTCTTGTCGCAAACGCCCGTAAACTCGCAGCCTACCTTTACCAATCAGGACTTTATTCCCAATGCCAACTTGAGACCAGAAACAACATCCAGTGTGGAGTTAGGCTTTGACTTGAGATTATTGAAACAGCGTTTGAACATTGACTTTACCTACTACAATGCTGTGACTGACGATCAAATCTTATCGTTACCTATCGCCCTTTCTTCAGGATTTAGCCAGCAAGTTGTGAATGGTGGATCGGTAAGAAATCAAGGTGTGGAAATCATATTGAACGCGATACCCGTACAAACTGCAGATTTTCAATGGAGCACAACGGCAAATTTTGCCAGTAGCAGAGCTGTCGTTGAAGACCTGCCACAAGATGAAGGGCGATTGACGCTAGGATTTTCAAGAGTGTACAATAGCGCAGACCAGACGGTTTTCCATCAAGTAGAAGAAGGTGGCAGAGTAGGCGACTTGTACGGTACAGGATATCTGCGCAATGAAGACGGCGATTTTATCCTGACCGATGAAGGACGCTTTATTGCAGATCCTGAATTGAGAAAATTAGGTAATTACAATGCAGACTTCACGCTGGGATTGACCAACTCATTCCGTTACAAAAACTTTGATGCGTCCTTTTTACTAGACTGGAGACAAGGCGGCATTCTGGTGTCTAGAACTCTTTCATTAGGCGCCGTTGGTGGCCAGCTGGAAGAAACAGCAAATCGACCAGAAGAAGGCATCGTTGCTGATGGTGTTGTGAATACTGGAACTGCAGATAATCCAGTTTTTACCAGAAACACCACAGCAGTAACTGCCGAAAGTTACTACCGTCAATTCTACGACCGCAACCATGAGGAAAACAATGTATATGATGCCAGTTATTTAAAGCTGCGTCAGTTTTCTGTAGGCTACAATTTTGATTTGAAAAAAGGTGCGTTAGGTCTTTTCACTGAAGGCGCGACCATGCGTGTTTCCTTGATAGGTAGAAACCTATTTGCTTTTAGTGAGATACCACATTTTGATCCAGAACAACTTGCCGTGCAAGGTCAAGGCTTTGTAAACGGAGTTGAAGACATGTCGTATGCATCAACCCGTAGCATAGGAATCAAGGCTGGAATTAATTTTTAGAACTAGGAATTATAAGTAAAAGTGAGGACTGAGGCACTCGAAGTCCGACTCAATAACTTGAAACAAATAAAATGAAACACATATATAAATACAATATAATACTGCTTGCCATCATTAGCGCCATTGCAGTGTCCTGTACGGATGATTTTGAAGAAATCAATACTAATCCCAACGCACCTGTAAGCGTGCAGCCTAGTTTGCTGCTGCGTCAAGTGATTTATGATTATGGGGAGCAAATGTCTTATGAGGGTTTTGTGGCTGGTGGCTTGCTGAGTCAGCATTTGACGGCACTGGATTTTAATCTATTCGATAGGCATGCATTGAAGAGCCCGCAATTGGGCGGTGATCCATGGCCTATTTTTTACAGAAACTTGAGAGACAATGAGATCATTCTAGAGCAAGCGCAAACTACTCCAGCCTTTGCGGTTTATGAAGGTCCATCGCTCATATTCAAAGCTTACATGACTGCTGCGCTGACTGATATTTTTGGTGACGTCCCTTACTTTGAAGCGTTCCGTGGATTGGATGGTACTGTGCAAGCACCTTATGATTTGCAGGAAGACATATACTTACAGCCTGGCGGAATCTTAGACAACCTCGATCAAGGAATTGCCGCAATCGAGAATTATGAAGGATCCATACCGCTTGAAGGTGACGTTTTGTTCAACGGTGATCTGGATGGTTGGGTGCGATTTGCAAACAGTTTGAAGATCAAAGCACTGATGCGTATTTCAAATAAGGTAGATGTAAGCGACCAGCTGCAGGAACTGTTTGATGAGGGAAATTACATCAGCGATAATTCTGAAAATGCAGTATTTAACTTTACTGATGGCGAGCCTAATAACTTCCGTTTGGCGCGATTGAGAGCTGGTGACTTCAATAACTTTGTAATGAGCGAGACCATGGAAGAAGTGCTGGACGATCAAGACGACGCTCGTGTAGAAGTGCTTTTTAGACCTAGAGCCAACAACGATGACGGCGATGACTATGAAGGTTTGATTAATGGTATAGACGCATCTTCAACATCGGTCAGTCTGGCAGATTTCTCGCTGGCTGGAACTATTTTCCGTGAGAATACAGGTATGCTGGACGCCAACTACATGACCGCATGGGAAACCAACTTCCTACTTGCAGAGGCCGCTCAACGTGACCTGATTGAAGCTGATGCCGAAGATCTCTATGAAACCGCTGTAGAGCAAGCCTATGAATACTGGAATACGGAATTGCCAGAGGATTACCTCGATGAAGAAGGCGCTTTTGATGATAACGACAACGACCCAATCGAGCAAATCATTACTCAAAAATGGATCGCCAGCATGATCAATGGTTATGAGGGTTGGATCGAGTGGCGACGTACTGGATTTCCAGAGCTTAAAAATGTATCGGCTAGTTTAAACAACGGCATCATACCAGTAAGAATGCCTTATCCAACTGAAGAAGCAGCACTCAACGCAGACAATTACAATGTAGCAGCTAGCGCCACTGATGGTAATAGTATTAATGCACCTGTTTGGTGGGATGAATAGGGATTAACGATTAATGATTTGAGATTTTTGATTGAAGATTAAGAATGCCTGGTTGAGCGTAGTCGAGACCTACATTAAAAGTCAAAAGCTGATAATAAACTTCATACGTGTCAAAATATATAGGTGCAACAATAATATGATTAACATCGAGATAGCTCTCGACTGCGCTCGAGCAAGCATATTCTTGTAAACGAAAATTAATAACAAACACTTGGATTTTCTAACCCAAACATCAACCTTACAGTGGTTGCTCATCATCGCGAGTAGTGTGATCTTTTTCATACTGGCACCCTATGCCAAAGATGTAGCTACGTTCTTCAAGGCGCAGCATCGCGGTAAAGCTCCCAGCATGATGATGTTGACGGGTAGCTTGATTATCTCATGGATTTTTGCCAAAAGCATTACCAATGCAGCCAATCTGGGATTAGAATTTGGTCTGGTAGGTGGCGTGGCCTATGCTGGATATTATTTGTCATTTGCGGTAGCTGGCGTTATTATTTATCAGCTGCGCACCAGTGGTGGTTATAATAGCATACATCATTTTCTGACTGATAAATTCGATAAACAAGCGGTGGCGCTTTTTTCTATTTTGATCAGCTTCAGATTGTTTAATGAAGTCTGGTCTAACACTATGGTTATTGGGACCTATTTTGGCGACATAGGTAGCACACCTTACTACGCAGCTATATTAGTATTCACAGTTCTCACACTTGCCTACACATTGAAAGGTGGTCTGAGCAGTTCAATATTTACTGATGTGATCCAGATGGTGCTATTCTCCGTATTATTGGTAATCATTCTGAGTGTTATTTTCTCAAAACCTGAAATCTCGACCACCAGCGTATTGAATAGCGGTACCTGGTCAATGGAGCTTGGATTGAACTTGTTTTTTGCAGCTATTCTTCAAAGTTTCAGCTACCCATTTCACGATCCAGTATTGACAGATCGCGGATTTATCACCAGCCCAAAAGTCATGCGTAAAAGCTTTTTATGGGCAGCACTATTGGGTGGAGTTTGTATTGTGTTATTCAGCTTGGTTGGCGTGTATGCACAGCAAGCAGGTTTGCAAGGTCAGGCCGCTGTTGAGGTCGCAAAAAAGCTAGGCGTTGTCCTGCTGCTCATTATCAATTTCATCATGATTACCAGTGCAGCCAGCACGCTAGACAGCACATTCAGCAGTTTTTCAAAATTGCTGACGATTGATTTGAATCTGGGAAAG
This window harbors:
- a CDS encoding SusC/RagA family TonB-linked outer membrane protein, with translation MKRISLLMLLLCCVTGWAQITITGTVKDAGGESIPFVNIVERGTSNGTTSSIDGTYSITVQQNAVLSFSYIGYQPQNLSVGSDSRVLDVTLLEGDSLNEVVVTALGVKRQERELGYAVQTLEEQDIQEVKAVNLIDNIAGKVAGVTVTPGATGVGSSSKITIRGEASFSNNNPLFIVDGTPVNNNTVFNFTNEAAAGFQEVDFGNGAGEINQDDIASISVLKGPAAAALYGTRAANGAVIIETKSGGRQPGLGISYNTSFFVDTAFKLPEFQNEYGQGNSGQFEYVDGLGGGINDNISYSWGPRLDQGLLIPQFDSPVTLPDGTVVRGGDTSLYSGLPITATPFVSNPDNLKNFYETGYTAINNIAVSNGFNGGDYRLSFTDLRSESIIPGVNLDRQTISTKLNFTPNTKTRINASINYVNSGSDNRPSNGYGSENVNYSLVAWGPRSLNIENLRDYWQPGLEGVQQYSFNYTFFDNPYFILRENRNSFGRDRVFGNVSLTRELTPELTATVRTGMDYSNEKRRFLRNYSTNRFRNGAYAEHDVFYREVNTDFLLNYKKQFGDISLDASAGANRLSQSAQTTQIQTTSLAQPGIFSLNNAASPIETFGFTSRKRINSVYAFAKAGYKNVLYLDITARNDWSSALATPFTADNTSFFYPSVSTSFIFSNVVDLPRVVDFAKIRASYAQVGNDTDPYQTQGTFLSQTPVNSQPTFTNQDFIPNANLRPETTSSVELGFDLRLLKQRLNIDFTYYNAVTDDQILSLPIALSSGFSQQVVNGGSVRNQGVEIILNAIPVQTADFQWSTTANFASSRAVVEDLPQDEGRLTLGFSRVYNSADQTVFHQVEEGGRVGDLYGTGYLRNEDGDFILTDEGRFIADPELRKLGNYNADFTLGLTNSFRYKNFDASFLLDWRQGGILVSRTLSLGAVGGQLEETANRPEEGIVADGVVNTGTADNPVFTRNTTAVTAESYYRQFYDRNHEENNVYDASYLKLRQFSVGYNFDLKKGALGLFTEGATMRVSLIGRNLFAFSEIPHFDPEQLAVQGQGFVNGVEDMSYASTRSIGIKAGINF
- a CDS encoding SusD/RagB family nutrient-binding outer membrane lipoprotein — protein: MKHIYKYNIILLAIISAIAVSCTDDFEEINTNPNAPVSVQPSLLLRQVIYDYGEQMSYEGFVAGGLLSQHLTALDFNLFDRHALKSPQLGGDPWPIFYRNLRDNEIILEQAQTTPAFAVYEGPSLIFKAYMTAALTDIFGDVPYFEAFRGLDGTVQAPYDLQEDIYLQPGGILDNLDQGIAAIENYEGSIPLEGDVLFNGDLDGWVRFANSLKIKALMRISNKVDVSDQLQELFDEGNYISDNSENAVFNFTDGEPNNFRLARLRAGDFNNFVMSETMEEVLDDQDDARVEVLFRPRANNDDGDDYEGLINGIDASSTSVSLADFSLAGTIFRENTGMLDANYMTAWETNFLLAEAAQRDLIEADAEDLYETAVEQAYEYWNTELPEDYLDEEGAFDDNDNDPIEQIITQKWIASMINGYEGWIEWRRTGFPELKNVSASLNNGIIPVRMPYPTEEAALNADNYNVAASATDGNSINAPVWWDE
- a CDS encoding sodium:solute symporter family transporter, which produces MDFLTQTSTLQWLLIIASSVIFFILAPYAKDVATFFKAQHRGKAPSMMMLTGSLIISWIFAKSITNAANLGLEFGLVGGVAYAGYYLSFAVAGVIIYQLRTSGGYNSIHHFLTDKFDKQAVALFSILISFRLFNEVWSNTMVIGTYFGDIGSTPYYAAILVFTVLTLAYTLKGGLSSSIFTDVIQMVLFSVLLVIILSVIFSKPEISTTSVLNSGTWSMELGLNLFFAAILQSFSYPFHDPVLTDRGFITSPKVMRKSFLWAALLGGVCIVLFSLVGVYAQQAGLQGQAAVEVAKKLGVVLLLIINFIMITSAASTLDSTFSSFSKLLTIDLNLGKTVTFGRVMMVLVAVLGTIPVFLDAEILSATTISGTMVIGLTPVFLLWKMNAPKISYFLSVICGLVFGILLVFQWYPQELIFTTGKYADLLWLNVYGIAISFLLFLIPSWIKTS